CGAAGGCCGCCTGGGCGTTCTCTTTGGCTGAGTAGTGCGGGTCGAGTTTGAGGGTGACGGTGGCCTGATTGGGGTCGTAGTAGTCGGTCACCTCGACCTCTGCAGCCCCTGTCGGGATCGCGTGCAGGTTCGCCAGAATCAGCTCACCGCGACGCCGCAGCCCGTCCGCGTCCTCAGCCTCCGCCAGCGACAACTCCCGCTCTCGCACCCGGGCTTCGGTTCGGGCCAGTGCGCGGGAGAGGAAGGCCGTGAGGTGGTCACGCCCGCTCTGCAGCTCACGGGAGACCAACTGCGTGCCCACAAGCTCATCCAGGGCCGCACCAAGGTCCTCCACGGGCTGGCACTCGAAGTCCAGGTGGGACTGCAGGACCAGCGGGTAGGCAAACACCTGAGTGCGCTTTCCCCGACGCACGGCGCCCTCATACACGAAGGCAGGCCCTTCAGTCTCTGTCTCGGCAAGAAGGTCCGTTGCAGCTTCACAGACCAGCGACGCCCACACCCCGGGCTGGCTATCGACCGGCTGCTCCCCCTCGAGTCGCGATCGCGTCACCAACTCATCGAGGAACAGGTCGCTCGCACCCATCAGCACACCGCGCAGGTACTGCCGCAGCGCCATTCCGCCGTGAACCGCAGACGCTTCGTGCTCGTCGTCCACCGGCGGCTCGGGCGGCGAGAGCAGCGCCTCAACGGTCAACTGCCGGGGATCGATCCGGAACCCGCCCGGCGGCGGCACGTAGCGAACGCCGGGCATGATCTCCCGGTACCGGTTCACCTGGCTGTTGATGAGCTTGGCGCAACTGAGGATGATCCCGTCAGGGCCGCGCAGGATCAGGTTCGCATGGCGGCCCATGATCTCGGCCACCAGACTCGCCCGCGAACCGGGTCCCATCCCTTCGCAGTTGGCGAACTCGACTTCAAGAATCCGGTCGAAACCCACCTGACCGCAGGCGGTGATGGTGGCGCCCCGGAGCTCCTTGCGCAGCGAATCCACGAAGGGCAGGTGCAGGTCCGGCCGGGGCTCATGGTCCGCGGACAGGTGCGCTCGGCCCATCTCAGCGGACCACGAGAACACAAGCTGAGGACGCGGAGCTCGCCGCCGGAGGTCAAGCACGACCTCATCACGCGAGACCGCAAAGACCCGATCCACGCGGGAGCCCACGATCTGCCGACGCAGGTCGGAGGCCAGACGAGCCAGGATGGTGGAGTCGAAAACCATAGCGGTATCCTGATGACAAAGCAGAAAATGGCAGCGCGACTGGGATCCTGCACGGAGACAGGGAGACCGGCTTAGCTTGCCTCGACAGCCTCCAGCCCGACCAGGGGCAGCACCTGCGTCAGGTCATGTACCACGATGCCGCAGTGTTCGCTCTCGGAGACACGGAAGGCGCTGGTCTCTCCCCTATCCACCAGGATCGGGCACAGGCCGATCTCCGCGGCGCCCTGGATTTCATTGCTGTCCCCGTCTCCGACGAACACAGCGCGATACGGGTCCACGCCGAGACGTTCACACGCCAGTTGGTAGATGCGGGCATCGGGCTTGCGCAACCCAACGGCACAGGACAGCACGGGATCGGGGATGAACTCCGATAGCGGCGTCTCG
The sequence above is drawn from the Armatimonadia bacterium genome and encodes:
- a CDS encoding NFACT family protein; translated protein: MVFDSTILARLASDLRRQIVGSRVDRVFAVSRDEVVLDLRRRAPRPQLVFSWSAEMGRAHLSADHEPRPDLHLPFVDSLRKELRGATITACGQVGFDRILEVEFANCEGMGPGSRASLVAEIMGRHANLILRGPDGIILSCAKLINSQVNRYREIMPGVRYVPPPGGFRIDPRQLTVEALLSPPEPPVDDEHEASAVHGGMALRQYLRGVLMGASDLFLDELVTRSRLEGEQPVDSQPGVWASLVCEAATDLLAETETEGPAFVYEGAVRRGKRTQVFAYPLVLQSHLDFECQPVEDLGAALDELVGTQLVSRELQSGRDHLTAFLSRALARTEARVRERELSLAEAEDADGLRRRGELILANLHAIPTGAAEVEVTDYYDPNQATVTLKLDPHYSAKENAQAAF